The bacterium genome segment GAACCCCGCTTCGGGCGGCCGCGCTGCCGGGTGCGACCGAAACGACGATGACCCCTGTAGTTTCTGAAATGCCAAAGCGGTTCGCAAGTGGCGGGGTCAGGTCCGAGGCCCGAAGGCCGATTCGCCGGTCAGGCCCTGCGGGTTTTGCCGAGCGGCTCTGGGGCAAACGCCCGATGCGGATTTTTTTCGTAAGGAGTTTTCCGCTCCGGTAGAATGTTATCTCATGCTCCGTCCCTGGCCCCGCCCGGGCGATCAGCCGGGCGAGCATCTCCCAGTTCAGGATCTCCTTCTTGTCGAAAGATACGACGATATCGCCTCTCTTCAGGCCTGCGCGATCGGCCGGCCCGCCGCGAACCACCTCCTCAAGCCTGCCGCCGCGGGAGTGTTGGAGTCCGAGACTTCTGCTCTCGGTCGGGGGGACCGGCCCGATCGTCACCCCCAGTCTCCCCCGGACGGGATGACCCCGGTGGATCAGTTCGTCGATGATCGGCTTCACATCGTTGATCGGAATGGCGAATCCCACCCCCAGATTCCGGGAGCGCTGCCCCCGGGCGAAGATGGCGGTGTTGACGCCGACGACCTCGCCCTTTTCGTTTGCGAGCGGGCCGCCCGAATTTCCGGGATTGATGGCGGCGTCCGTCTGAATGTAGACCTTCTGTGTGCGGTTTCCCTTTTCCAGCTTTCTGGTCTTTGTGCTCACCACCCCGACGGAGACCGAATGGGAGAGGCCGAAGGGACTCCCGATGGCAATGACCCACGCGCCCGCCTCCAGAAGGTCGGAATCGCCCAGTTTCGCGGGGGGCAGCGTCCGCGCGGTGTCGATTTTCAAGAGGGAGAGATCGGTGCTTTCGTCATCCGCGACGATATGTCCGTCGAACTCCGCGCCGTCCTGGAGCCGGACGCGGATCGAGACCGCTTCCTTGACGAGATGCAGGCTGGTCAGGATATGGCCCATGGGCGAGATGATGATTCCCGCGCCAGCGTTGCCGGGCTGCCAGGGAAAGGAGCCATCCGGTGGTTTTGTGGATCGCTCGAAAAATCCCCCGAAGCCGCCCAGCTGCTGGGTAGCCCTTTTGACTTCGATGTGAACGACAGAGGGCCGGAGCCGCTTCACCGCCTGAACAAATGAGGGGGCGTCGAGGGAGGCGGCCGGGGGCGGAAACCGCATCTCGAGGCCAATGCCAAGGGCAAGGGCCAGAAAAAAGGAAACGCGGGGGAAGGGGTAAGAGGCAAGCCGTTTCATCGGTTATTTCCTGGCAATAGAGAGGCATTGTCGCGAAACCCACCGCCATGCTAGCATTGCCCTTGTTTTCGGGACAGCCCAGCGCAAATCGAGAGGAATGATTTGTTGACCGGCTTTCCCGCCCTCTGGTAGTTTTATGGGCTGTCGTGGCAAGAATGGCCACTGGGGATTTTTTCGCCTTCCGAGAGTAAACCCTTTGCCGTGAACCAAGCGCATATCCGGAACTTTTCCATCATCGCTCACATCGATCACGGTAAATCCACCCTGGCGGATCGGATTCTCGATTTCACGGGGGCAGTCAGCGAGCGCGAGCGCACCGCTCAGATTCTCGACTCGATGGAACTCGAGCGGGAACGGGGGATCACCATCAAAGCGGCGAGCGTTCGGCTTCGCTACGCGTCCAGGAGCGGCACGGAATACATCTTCAATCTGATTGATACGCCGGGACATGTGGACTTCAGCTACGAGGTCTCCCGCAGCCTCAAGGCATGCGAGGGGGCGCTCCTTCTGGTGGATGCTACCCAGGGCGTTCAGGCGCAGACCTTGGCCAACGCCTATCTCGCGCTCGATCTTGATTTGGTGATCATTCCGGTTGTCAACAAGATCGATCTCCCCTCGGCGGACCCCGATCGGGTGATGGGCCAGATCGAGGATATTCTCGGGATTGGACGAGAAGAATGCCTCCTGGTGAGCGCCAAGCAGGGGATCGGTGTTGACCAATTGATGGAAGCCATCGTGGAGCGGATCCCCCCGCCGAAGGGCGATCCGAAGGGCCCGACAAAAGCCCTGATCATCGATTCGTGGTTCGATGCCTACCAGGGAGCGATTCCCCTGGTGCGGGTCTTCGAGGGGGGCCTCAAGAAGGGGGACATGATTCGCTTCATGTCGAACCGAAAGGAATATCAGGTCCTCTCCCTCGGCACGTTTACACCCCATCAAATACTGGTCAACGAACTGGGGACCGGGGAGGTCGGCTACCTGACGGCCTCCATCCGAGAGGTTCACGACACCCAGGTGGGCGATACCGTCACGCTTTCCTCCCGGGCCGCCGCCGCACCCATTCCAGGTTTCCGCAAGCCGAAGGCGATGGTGTTCTGCGGTCTCTATACGTCGGAAAGCGTGGAATATGAAGATTTGCGGGCGGCGCTGGAGAAGTTGAGCCTTAACGATTCGGCCTTTTCTTTCGAGCCGGAGTCTTCCGCGGCCCTGGGCTTCGGATTCCGGTGCGGGTTTCTCGGCCTTCTGCATATGGACATCATCCGTGAGCGCCTCGAACGCGAATACGATCTCACCCTCATCATCACGGCGCCCACGGTGGTCTACCGGGCGCTCCTGACGAATGGCGAAGTTATCGAGATCGAGAGTCCGGCCAAGATGCCAAACCCCGGCCTCATCGAGGAGATGGAGGAGCCTTTTATTCTCGGGACCATCCTCGTTCCCTCGGAATATGTGGGGACGGTGATCCGGCTGGCGCAAGAGAAGAGAGGGATACAGCGCTCCATGGTATATCTCGACACCAAGACGGTGCAGATTGTTTATGAATTTCCTTTCAGCGAGATACTCCATGATTTTTACGACAAGCTGAAATCCGCCACGCGGGGGTATGCCAGCTTCGACTACGAGTATCTGGATTACCGGTCCGCCGAGGTGGTCAAGCTGGACATTTTGCTGAACGGACAGATGGTTGATCCGTTCTCGACAGTTATCCATAAAGAGCGGGCGTATTATTACGGCCGGGCGGTGACGGAGCGGATGCGGAAGGTGATT includes the following:
- a CDS encoding trypsin-like peptidase domain-containing protein, coding for MKRLASYPFPRVSFFLALALGIGLEMRFPPPAASLDAPSFVQAVKRLRPSVVHIEVKRATQQLGGFGGFFERSTKPPDGSFPWQPGNAGAGIIISPMGHILTSLHLVKEAVSIRVRLQDGAEFDGHIVADDESTDLSLLKIDTARTLPPAKLGDSDLLEAGAWVIAIGSPFGLSHSVSVGVVSTKTRKLEKGNRTQKVYIQTDAAINPGNSGGPLANEKGEVVGVNTAIFARGQRSRNLGVGFAIPINDVKPIIDELIHRGHPVRGRLGVTIGPVPPTESRSLGLQHSRGGRLEEVVRGGPADRAGLKRGDIVVSFDKKEILNWEMLARLIARAGPGTEHEITFYRSGKLLTKKIRIGRLPQSRSAKPAGPDRRIGLRASDLTPPLANRFGISETTGVIVVSVAPGSAAARSGVRPGDVILEVDKKPVRSMADFRVAMRNTGEGNPTFLKIRRKQTIIFAAIRYRP
- the lepA gene encoding translation elongation factor 4, whose protein sequence is MNQAHIRNFSIIAHIDHGKSTLADRILDFTGAVSERERTAQILDSMELERERGITIKAASVRLRYASRSGTEYIFNLIDTPGHVDFSYEVSRSLKACEGALLLVDATQGVQAQTLANAYLALDLDLVIIPVVNKIDLPSADPDRVMGQIEDILGIGREECLLVSAKQGIGVDQLMEAIVERIPPPKGDPKGPTKALIIDSWFDAYQGAIPLVRVFEGGLKKGDMIRFMSNRKEYQVLSLGTFTPHQILVNELGTGEVGYLTASIREVHDTQVGDTVTLSSRAAAAPIPGFRKPKAMVFCGLYTSESVEYEDLRAALEKLSLNDSAFSFEPESSAALGFGFRCGFLGLLHMDIIRERLEREYDLTLIITAPTVVYRALLTNGEVIEIESPAKMPNPGLIEEMEEPFILGTILVPSEYVGTVIRLAQEKRGIQRSMVYLDTKTVQIVYEFPFSEILHDFYDKLKSATRGYASFDYEYLDYRSAEVVKLDILLNGQMVDPFSTVIHKERAYYYGRAVTERMRKVIPRQMFEVVIQAAIGSRVIARETIRALRKDVTAKCYGGDITRKRKLLEKQKEGKKRMKNIGTVEVPQEAFMAVLDVSREGT